The uncultured Acidilobus sp. JCHS genomic sequence CTGGCCGCCTGGCTTGTGAGGAGGCTTGACATAAGGTCGTTTGCGGTGCTGGCCTACGGCGGCGGCTACCTCTCGATGGTCCCAATAATGCTTTGGCTTGCTCTGATACCTAACAGCATGGCTCTCTTCTACGCTCTGCTCTTCGTTAACATGGCGTTCAGCGAGTTCGCCTGGGCCGTGAGGACCGTCCTCGAGCCGACGCTGTTCCCAACGAACATAAGGGCCACCATGATAGGCCTCGTGAGGGTCGCCCCGATAGCCCTCTACTCAGCGCTCACCTACATCACTTCCTCGTTCAGCCTGTGGCAGTTCCTCCTGCTGAACCTCTTCATGTGGTTCATAGGCTACGCCCCGGCCGCCTGGTGGTCAGGGCACGGGTACGACCTGAGGCTCACCAGGCTTGAGTCTGCCTCAGGCGAGCTGCACCTCAGGCCTGGGAGGCCCTCAGGTCAGCCAGGGCCTGCCTGAGGGCAGGGGACACCGTCAGGAGGTCCTTTACGGTGGCCGGGGCCCTCGGCAGGACCAGCCTCACGGCGTCAACGTTTGTCAGCCTGAGAAGGAGGTCGAGCCCCCTCTCAACGCCTCTCCCCCACAACAAGTCCCTCAGGGCGCCCAGGAGCTCCGCTGAGGTCGAGGGCCTGACCAGGTCAATCATCCTCAGGAGGTTAATGGCGTTGACCCTGATCCCAGAGCCCTCGACTCTGCCCTCGACGTATATGAAGGCCCCTAGGCCCTGAGGGGAGGTGGAGCACCTCCCGCTTAGGGCCCTGCAGTCGAAGTAGTCCACGGGAACCCAGCCGTCAACGTGCATCAGCTTCCTCCTCTCAAGGCTCAGGCGGAGCTCAAAGACGGCGTTGGGGGCCTTGTAGAGGACGTAGCGCCCCCTTGACAGCTCGGTCATGTGGTCCCAGAACGACCTCAGCCTGTACTGGCCGAGCCCTATGTGCTGAAGGAGCCTTGAGGTGGCGAAGGGCGGGTCCCTGCAGCGTAGCCCCAGCTGGCTGCATGCTGAGAGGAGGGAGCCGGCGGCGTTTATCGCGTCTTCATAGGCCTGCTTGGGCACGGCCAGCTGGCGTCACCGTAACGATTTAGCCCGAGATGAGGGCTTTAAATCAAACCTTAAAGCCCAGGGGCGCCCATCATGTGCGGTGAAGCACATGTCTGAGATACAGGTAACTCCCATCAGGCAGCCCAAGTGGTCATCAGTCCACAGCCACATAAGGGGGCTGGGCCTTGACCCCAAGGGCAAGGCAAAGCCAGTCGCTGACGGCATGATAGGGCAAGTGGAGGCCAGGGAGGCAGCCGGCATCATAGTAGAGCTCGTCAGGCAGGGGAGGCTTGGCGGGAAGGGCGTCCTCATGGTTGGGCCCAGCGGGACCGGCAAGACCGCCATAGCGGTCGCGATGGCGAGGGAGCTGGGCGAGGACACGCCCTTCGTAGCTGTCAACGGGGCCGAGGTCCTGGCGGCCGAGAACAAGACGGCCTTCCTAATGCAGGCGTTCAGGAGGGCCGTCGGGATAAGGATCAGGGAGACCAGGGAGGTGGTCACCGGCGTTGTCACTGAGCTGAAGTACATCAAGAAGACCTCGCCCTTCTACCCATATCCAGTCCTCGGGGGCGCCAGGATATCCCTGGAGACCAAGGACGACTCGGCCGCGTTCACGGTCGGCCCCGAGGTGGCCCAGCAGCTCCAGGCGCTTGGAGTTAGGAAGGGGGACGTGATAATGATAGACGTTGAGACTGGCGACGTGAGGAGGCTCGGCCGCGTCAGGGAGAAGGCGGAGAAGGTCTTCGACATCGACGTGACCCAGGAGGTAGAGGTGCCCTCGGGGAAGGTGAGGTCCAGGAGGGACATAGTCAGGACCCTGACTTTCCATGACATAGACGCCTCGCTGGCGGCCCAGAGGGCGGCCTTCACGCTATTCGGCTTCCTGAGGGAGGAGGCCACCATAACTGACGAGGTCAGGGCCAGGACAGACGAGCTTGTCAAGAAACTGAGGGACGAAGGCAAGGCGGAGCTGGTCCCGGGTATACTGTTCATAGACGACGCCCACATGCTTGACATAGAGGCATACAGCTTCCTTACCAAGGCCATGGAGAGCGAGTTCGCCCCGATCATAGTGCTCGCCACGAACAGGGGCATGACGACCGTGAGGGGCACGGACGAAGTCGCCCCCCACGGCATGCCGAGGGACCTGCTCGACAGGCTCCTCATAATAACGACGAAGCCCTACACGGAGGACGAGATCAGGGAGATACTGAAGCTGAGGGCCTCTGAGGAGGACGTCGAGCTCTCCGAGGACGCCCTGGCCCTGCTGACCAAGATAGGGAAGGAGCACAGCCTTAGGTACGCGGTCCAGCTGCTCCAGCCCGCCAAGGTCGTGGCCGAGAGGAGGGGGTCAGGCAAGGTCGAGGTCCCTGACGTGGAGTACGTGTCAAAGATCTTCGCTGACCTCAGGACGAGCATAGATTACGTAGAGAAGTACAAGGACCTCCTGCTGAGGTGAGCTAGAGGACCGCCAGCTTCCTGAGGACCTCCGCCACGGTCTCCCTTGAGCCGCGCTCAAAGAAGGGCTCCAGCTTCTGGGGCAGCCTGGCCAACAGGGAGCCCCTCACGCCCTGGAGCCCTATCAGGGTCGACGTCAGGGACTTCAGCTGGCCCTCGGAGAGCCTGAGGGCGTAAACGGTGTGGGAGCTGACCTCAGGCCTCCTCATCTCCTCAAGGTCATCCCTGTCGAGGCAGTGGTCTATGGCCAGCAGCACTGCGGCCAGCTTTGTAACGGGCACCCTGTACAGGTAGCCCCTTGAGCCTATGGAGGTGACGTACTCGGCCACGGCCTTGTTGTCGGGCAGGAAGACGGACCCCCTCGTCCTTATCCCCCTCCTCCTGGCCTCCTCGATAAGCCAGCGGGCCCTCTCCCCGCTGCTCTCGCTGTTGCTCTTGCCCACTACCTCGATGGCCTGCTCGTCTACGGCCTCCTTGAGCGGCAGGTAAAGCAGTCCGTCTGACCTGACGCTGACCTGCGCCATCGCGCCCTGGTCAAGCTCTTCAACCAGCTCATCAGGTATCCTCCCGGCCAGGGAGACCCCTAGGAGGCTTGGGGCCACCATTATGACGGCCCGCCCCGTTGAGAGGGCCTCCTGGAGGAACCTGGCCAGGTGCTCAGCCCTGCTGCCGCCCGGCGCCTCGACGACCCTCTCGTACTCGTAGATCTCAGAGAAGTCGAAGGCCTCGAGTAGGGCGCCTAGGAGGGGGATCTCGTCAATGCTCGGCTCGTGGACGCTCTTGACGATAAGGGAGAGCTCCTTCTCGACCGGGGAAGCCTGGGGCTCCCCCACTATCTCCGTGCTCACCTGGTAGACCCTGGAGGCCGCGTAGAGCCTCTCCAGCTCCTCGGCGCACTCCTCTATGAGCCCCATCTTCCCCGTTACGAGAGGGCGGCCTCAGGAAAAAAGCCTGACTTAGCTGACATGGGGTACACGTCCAGGTAAGAGGTTAAGTTAAACTATGGGAGGGACTTCTCAAAGGCCCTGCGAAGGCTCTCCCCTGAGGCAGGGAGGACAGCCGCTAGCCCTTGGCCAGCGACTCGTCATAGGTGAAGGGGACCTTCCTGAGCTCACCCATGACCTTCTCCCTGAAGGCCTCGACCCTCCCCCTGGGCACCTGTTCGCTTGCCCTCTTGAGGACTATCTCCTCCACTACCGAGTACTTCTTATAGGTCTCGTTGAGCCTCCTCCAGTCAATCCCCTTGAGGGCGACCTCAACCTGTTCGTCCCTGGGCAGCGCGCCGGCGAGCATGAGCACAGATATTATCGGGTAGCCCACGTAGCCCCTCAGCCTGGTCCCGTTGTCGTCGCTGTAGACCCTGTACCCTCCTCCCTCCTTAACTACGATGACCCTGTACCTCCTGTCCCCCTCGCTGCTTACGACGGTAGCGTCAAGCCTGTCGGGCGTGAGGCCCTTGACGAGGTGGACCCTGCCGTCTGCTATGGCGCCGGCCGCCTCAAGGACCTTTATCCTTGGCGGCTCACGGAGCCTCAAGGCCCTGCACCTTTATTTTCAGGCCGCCCAGCGGTAATAACGCGGGTGCCGGCCTTGGCGAAGGAGGTCTGGGAGCTCCCCGGCTCCCACTATGACAGGGAAAGTAAGTTCATAGCGGTCCTCCCAATAGGGTCCCTGGAGAGGCACGGCGACCACCTGCCCCTGGGCACCGACGCAATTGAGGCCATCTGGGTGGCCCAGCGGGTCGCCGAGAGGCTGGGCGCTCACCTCTTCCCCCCTATATGGTATGGGGTCTCGCCCGGCCTCGCCAGGTTCCCCGGCACGGTGAACGTCGAGATAGAGGCCTTCATAGCGTACGTCAGGAGCGTGCTGAAGGAGATCGTGAGGAACGGGTACAAGCTGATAGTGATAATAAACGGCCACGGCGGGAACTCAACGGCCATAAGGGTCGCGATGAAGGACGCAGCCTACGGGACCGGGGCTACCATAGTCATGTTCGACTGGTGGAGGGACGCTGGCAGGGAGGCCCTGAGGAGGCTCTTCGCGGCCCCTGGCCACGCGGGGGAGGACGAGACCAGCGCCATGCTTTACATAGACGGGGCCCACGTGGACATGAGCTCAGCTAGGCCTAACGTAACCGGCTGGTCGCCCTCAGGTGAGGAAAAGGCGGAGGGCCTCAAGGGGCTCAGGAACGCCCTCATCTACGTACAGGGGCTCTCGGTGGAGTCCCCGGTCATTGATGAAGCGCTCTACCCGGCCGCCGTCCTCGGCGACCCAACTAAGGCCTCAGCCGACAAGGGCAGGGAGTGGCTCGAGGAGGTGGTCAACGAGATAGCCAAGAGGGTGAGCGACCTGGCGGGACTGCTATCGAACCGATGACAGGTTAATTTCTGGTAACGCAGCGCGACCTAGGTTCCTAGGCCTACTGTGCGACAGGGTCTCCTAACGGTTCACCCCTCAGGTGGGGGCTCTGCGACGCTGGGCTCGACCCAGCCCATGACGTACTGGTGGGCCGGCGGCACCGCAGGTTATAACAGGACGCTGTTAGCGGGGAAGGCCCCTTGGCATGGACTGCTAACGTCAGGCCGCGGGTACATCAGGTCACTTCTCCGCGTACTTCGTTATTATGATATAGGAGCCGGACACAGCCAGGAAGGAGACGGAGAGCGCAAGCATAGTAACGTAGTTAAAGCCCTCAAGCGACGTCGCCACCATCTCCCTAACGATCACTAACAGGGCTATCTCAACTATGCTCCTGGCCGGCATCCTGCCCTCCCTCACGCTCACCACTATGGTCCTCAGAAGGTCAGCCGCGAGCAGCATTATGATCACGAGGTCCACTATGCTCAGCACAGAGTCGTGCACAACGCTTATGCTACGCGAGGTGACAGCTGAGGAAATCTCCAGGGCCGTGGCGTATACCGCGAGCGCTATCACGACGACTATGACGGCCGCTATTATGGCCTCAACTACTGTGAGGCTGACCTCAAAGGCTCCCTTAGGCAACCCCTTGGCCTGCCCCATTGGCCGGCCCTCAGGGGTCCTTGAGGATCTCCTGGACCTTCCTCCTGGCCTCGGCCAGGGCCATCTCGTCGCTCGGCTTCGTAGTGGCTGGGTCGAAGGGGTACTGGCTCATGACTAGCTTGACGCTGCCGTCCTCCATCTCCAGGAAGAGCTGGGGGAGCCAGGCCATGCCGAAGTCGTCCTTGTCACCGTAGGATATGGCGTAAACGTAGTCCTCCTGCCTGACCTCGAGGTCCACGTTAAGCTCCTTGGCTATGGTCTGGGCCAGGTTGACCCAGTTCCTGTGAAGCGGGTGGAACTCCGCCGTGTCCAGCACGACCTTCTTTACCTTCCCCATTGAGGTTCACCCGAGGGCCTAGCGTTTAGAGGGTTTTAAAGTCATGCTATCTTTATATGAGCTTTTTAACTTTTAACTCGTAAGCTTAACCAGATAAAGGAGGGGGATGAAATATGGCGTCTGCCAAGGTAAGCGCGGAGGACAAGATAAAGTTCGCCATGACCATCCTTACCACGATAGTGAACGACGCCGCCGTGCCGAGGAACATAAGGAGGGCGGCCGCCATGGCCCTGACTTACCTCCGTGACACGCGCCTCTCGCCCGGCGTCAGGGCGGCTAATGCCATAGGGGCCCTTGACGAGGTCAGCCAGGACCCCAACATGCCTCTGCACGCGAGGACCAAGATATGGCAGGTCCTAAGCATGCTTGAGACCATTAAGGACTAACACCCCCTGCCCTGGAGCCCCCTCAGCTCCTCCTCAGCCTCCTCAAGGGCCTGCCTCGGGTCAACGCCAGGGCCCAGCCTCACCACTACGGCCCTCCCGCGCACAGGGGGTGGCCTGAAGCCCTCAAGCTCCGCCATAAGGACCGGCGCCCTTGGGGCCCAGAAGGGGGGAACCATCTCGGCTGAGAGGGGCGACGTGTAGCCCCTGACGAGCATTACCAGGAACGGCGAGAGCCTCAGCGTCAGGTCCGCCAGGGCCCCCTCAACGTCAACCCCCATGGGCGTGATGGGGTCGGCCAGGGCCCAGGTGCCTGGCAGGGGGAGCTGGGGCTCAAGACTGAGGTCGTCCTTTACCACTGCCTCCCCCACGGCCTCAAGGTCGTCGCCCCTCCTGACGATGACCCTGAAGGGGGGCCTCAGGGACTGCAGGTGCTCGGGGGACCGCATCACCCTCAGCCTAGCCCCAAGCCTGAAGACAGTGAGCATGGGCCAGTCCTCAACGACGGCCAGGCAGAGCGGGCTGCCGCCGCGCCTGACGAGCACCTCGTGGGGTCCCGCCGTCCCGACCTCAGCATAGCCGGAAGCCGCCAGGCGCCTCTTCAACACGGGCCTCAGCCCTCTGGTCGGCCAGCGATTTAAGGACATAAAGTGCTTCCGTAAGGCTGTGCCGCTTAGTGACGCCCGGATAAATATTAATTCACTCCCATTTAGAACAGAAAGAGGTGTACGAAGCTGTGTCTCTTCCAGAGGAGGTCCCTGAAAGGCCTGGCTCCGAGCTGACCATCCACAGGATCTATGAGAGGGCCAGGGACCTGTTCTACGACCAGGTGATAGCCTATAGGACGAAGAAGGGCGTCTTCAGGTACACCTACTCCGAGTTCGCCGACAGGGTCGAGAGGCTGGCCGCCGCCCTCTCGACGCTGGGCATCTCGGGCCTCGACAGGGTCGCCACGATGGAGTGGAACACGCACTGGCACCTCGAGCTCTACTACGCTGTCCCCATGATGGGCCACGTGCTCCACCCTCTCAACGTGAGGCTCTCGCCGCAGGAGCTCGTCTACATCATGAACCAGGCCCAGGACAAGGTCCTCGCGCTGAACTCCGACTTCATACCCCTGGCCGAGGCCATACTTCCGAAGGCGCCCTCGGTTAAGCAGGTGATAGTCACTGACACCGACTCTGTCCCCCAGAAGGTTGGAGGGGTCCCTGCGGTCCACTACGAGGACCTCCTGAAGGAGAGGGGAGGTCGCTACCAGTGGCCGACCGTCAGCGAGAGGAGGCCTGCCTTCATGTTCTATACCAGCGGCACCACTGGGCTGCCGAAGGGGGTCTACCACAGCCACAGGCAGGTGGTCCTTCACGCCTTCTCCGTGCTCGCCATGGTGGGGGGCTTCGGGGCCGGGCCCAGGGGGCTTCAGATCACGAGCCGCGACGTGAGCATGATAGTCGTCCCCATGTACCACGTCTACGCCTGGGGCTTCCCGTTCTCGTCACTCATGTCAGGGCAGAAGACGGTTCTGCCCAACAGGTTTGACACGAAGGCCTACCTCGAGCTGATCAAGCAGGAGGGGGTCACCTACTTCGCCGGCGTGCCGACGATACTCTACATGCTCCTGACGGACCCGGAGAGCGAGAAGTACGACCTGAGGGGGGTGACCTTCATCAACGGCGGCGCCTCAATACCCGAGGGCCTGGCGATCTTAGCTGAGAAGCGTGGCATGAGGGTCTTCGTCGGCTACGGGCTCACCGAGACGGCGCCTGTGCTGACCCTGGCCATCCCGCACTCGAGGCTACAGGACAGGATGTCCGACGAGGAGTTCTTCAAGGTGAAGCTGAGGACCGGCTACCCGATACCCTTCGTTGACCTCATGGTCGTGGACGAGAACGGCAAGCCCGTGCCCAAGGACGGGAAGACGGTCGGCGAGATAGTCGTCAGGGCGCCCTGGGTCATGTACGAGTACTTCCAGGACCCAGAGAAGACGAAGGCCGCGTGGCGCGGCGACTGGTTCCACACCGGGGACCTGGCAGTCTGGTTCCCGGACGGAAGCGTGCTAATAATGGACAGGGAGAAGGACGTCATAAAGAGCGGCGGCGAGTGGATAAGCTCCCTGAGGCTCGAGGACGTCATAAGCCAGCACCCGGGCGTCGCCATGGTGGCCGTGATAGGCGCCAAGCACCCCAAGTGGGGCGAGAGGCCCGTGGCCCTCGTCGTCCCCAGGCCCGGGTGGCAGGGCAAGCTGACAACTGAAGAAATAAACAGGTTCCTGACGGAGAACTTCGTCAACAGGGGTGTCATACCTAGGTGGTGGCTGCCTGACAAGGTGATGGAGGTCCAGGGCATCCCCCTGACCAGCACGGGCAAGGCTGACAAGAAGGTGCTGAGGCAGCAGTTCTCGGGCGTCCTTGAGTCCAGCGGCTGAGGCCTAAAATTAAACCTAAAATTAAAAAGAATGGGATAAAGTTGGCTTTTTTAAAGGAATCACTCCTCTATTTTAGACCCTGTTAACCTTCTCTAGCTGGGGCGCCCCGCTTGTCTGAGGAGGAAGCGGCGACAGAGGAGTGGTATAAGCTCAGCATGGATTTGCACCGCTTCTACGGGGGCAAGATAGAGGTCATCCCCAAGGTCCCCGTCAGGAGGCTCAAGGACTTCGCCATATGGTACACGCCTGGCGTGGCCGAGCCCAGCAGGGCGATAAGCAGGACCCTGACCTCTCGTTTGAGCTGACCTCGAGGTGGAACACTATCGCCGTGGTCAGCGACGGCACGAGGGTACTGGGCCTTGGCAAGGTGGGCCCTGAGGCCGCCTACCCAGTCATGGAGGGCAAGGCGCTCCTGTTCAAGTACCTGGGAGGGGTTGACGCGGTACCGCTGGTTCACAGGGCCTCAGACCCCAACAAGTTCATAGAGCTGTTGCAGCTGGTCGAGCCCTCGTTCGGCGGCATAAACCTTGAGGACATAGAGAAGCCCAAGTGCTTCTACATACTTGACGAGGCGAGGAGGAGGCTGAGCATACCGGTCTGGCACGACGACCAGCAGGGCACCGCAACCGTTACGCTGGCCGGCCTCATGAACGCTCTGAAGGTAGTGGGCAAGAGGCTTAATGACGTAAGGATAGTGATATTTGGGGCCGGCGCGAGCAACGTGGCCTTCTACAGGCTCCTCAAGGTCATGGGCATGAACCTCCACAACGTGGTGGCCATAACGACGAAGGGGATCCTCCACCCGGAGATGAAGGACATAGACAAGCTGATGGTCTCAGACCCCTACCAGTACCAGATAGCCATTGAAACGAACGGCGGCGACCTGCCCCCCAACTCACCCATAGAGAGGGCCTTCGAGGGGGCCGACGTCCTGGTTGCAGCCTCGGCCCCAGGGCCCGGCATCATAAAGCCCGAGTGGGTGTCAAGGATGAGCAAAGACGCTATAGTGTTCGCCCTGGCAAACCCTGTGCCAGAGATATGGCCCTGGGAGGCCAAGAAGGCTGGGGCGAGGATAGTAGCTACAGGCAGGAGCGACTTCCCAAACCAGGTCAACAACAGCCTCGCGTTCCCAGCCGTCTTCAGGGGGGTGCTTGACGTCAGGGCTAAGACCATAACCGACACTATGGCGGTCGCCGCGGCAGTTGAGCTGGCAAAGTACGCTGAGGAGAACGGGGGAATTAATGAGAACAGGATACTTCCGACCATGGAGGAGTGGGAGGTCTACCCAAGGGTCGCCGCAGCCATAGCGGTCAGGGCAGTGGAGGAGGGGGTCGCGAGGAGGACGACAACGTATAAGGAGGAGCTCGAGAGGGCCAGGGAGATAATCGGCACCGTGAGGCAGAAGTTCCAGTCCATCTGGTCAAGTGGCCTCATACCTAAGCCCCCCGTTGACTACGAGGGATGAGCCCATGTACGCTGAGCCCGCCATTACCGTGAGGAGGGCGACGGACTCCGACGTGGCTGGGCTAGCTGAGCTCATGTACAGGTTCTACGCCTTCAACGAGGAGTTCGACCCCTCATGGGCTGCTGTGCGCAACCTGAGGGAGGCGGTCAAGGAGCACGCGGCCGAGGCGCTGAGGGACCCGAGCTCAATAGTCCTGGTGGCGGCCAGCGGCAATAGCGTCATAGGCTACCTCCGGGCGGTGCTCGAGGAGAGCAGGCTCCTGGCGAGCTCGAGGACGCTGGTGATAAAGGAGCTCTACGTGAAGCCTGAGCACAGGAGGGCAGGGGTGGCCACGCTCCTCGTTAACAAGGCCATAGACGAGGCCAGGAAGCTGAGGGCGGGCCTCGTGGCCGTGGAGTTCCCCTCGGCCAACAAGATAGCCGAGGACCTCTACCTCAAGATAGGATTTAGACCTTACCTTGTCAG encodes the following:
- a CDS encoding DNA helicase TIP49, TBP-interacting protein, whose translation is MKHMSEIQVTPIRQPKWSSVHSHIRGLGLDPKGKAKPVADGMIGQVEAREAAGIIVELVRQGRLGGKGVLMVGPSGTGKTAIAVAMARELGEDTPFVAVNGAEVLAAENKTAFLMQAFRRAVGIRIRETREVVTGVVTELKYIKKTSPFYPYPVLGGARISLETKDDSAAFTVGPEVAQQLQALGVRKGDVIMIDVETGDVRRLGRVREKAEKVFDIDVTQEVEVPSGKVRSRRDIVRTLTFHDIDASLAAQRAAFTLFGFLREEATITDEVRARTDELVKKLRDEGKAELVPGILFIDDAHMLDIEAYSFLTKAMESEFAPIIVLATNRGMTTVRGTDEVAPHGMPRDLLDRLLIITTKPYTEDEIREILKLRASEEDVELSEDALALLTKIGKEHSLRYAVQLLQPAKVVAERRGSGKVEVPDVEYVSKIFADLRTSIDYVEKYKDLLLR
- a CDS encoding Phosphate-starvation-inducible E; the protein is MGQAKGLPKGAFEVSLTVVEAIIAAVIVVVIALAVYATALEISSAVTSRSISVVHDSVLSIVDLVIIMLLAADLLRTIVVSVREGRMPARSIVEIALLVIVREMVATSLEGFNYVTMLALSVSFLAVSGSYIIITKYAEK
- a CDS encoding Acyl-CoA synthetases (AMP-forming)/AMP-acid ligases II, which encodes MYEAVSLPEEVPERPGSELTIHRIYERARDLFYDQVIAYRTKKGVFRYTYSEFADRVERLAAALSTLGISGLDRVATMEWNTHWHLELYYAVPMMGHVLHPLNVRLSPQELVYIMNQAQDKVLALNSDFIPLAEAILPKAPSVKQVIVTDTDSVPQKVGGVPAVHYEDLLKERGGRYQWPTVSERRPAFMFYTSGTTGLPKGVYHSHRQVVLHAFSVLAMVGGFGAGPRGLQITSRDVSMIVVPMYHVYAWGFPFSSLMSGQKTVLPNRFDTKAYLELIKQEGVTYFAGVPTILYMLLTDPESEKYDLRGVTFINGGASIPEGLAILAEKRGMRVFVGYGLTETAPVLTLAIPHSRLQDRMSDEEFFKVKLRTGYPIPFVDLMVVDENGKPVPKDGKTVGEIVVRAPWVMYEYFQDPEKTKAAWRGDWFHTGDLAVWFPDGSVLIMDREKDVIKSGGEWISSLRLEDVISQHPGVAMVAVIGAKHPKWGERPVALVVPRPGWQGKLTTEEINRFLTENFVNRGVIPRWWLPDKVMEVQGIPLTSTGKADKKVLRQQFSGVLESSG
- a CDS encoding Malic enzyme, with product MVSDGTRVLGLGKVGPEAAYPVMEGKALLFKYLGGVDAVPLVHRASDPNKFIELLQLVEPSFGGINLEDIEKPKCFYILDEARRRLSIPVWHDDQQGTATVTLAGLMNALKVVGKRLNDVRIVIFGAGASNVAFYRLLKVMGMNLHNVVAITTKGILHPEMKDIDKLMVSDPYQYQIAIETNGGDLPPNSPIERAFEGADVLVAASAPGPGIIKPEWVSRMSKDAIVFALANPVPEIWPWEAKKAGARIVATGRSDFPNQVNNSLAFPAVFRGVLDVRAKTITDTMAVAAAVELAKYAEENGGINENRILPTMEEWEVYPRVAAAIAVRAVEEGVARRTTTYKEELERAREIIGTVRQKFQSIWSSGLIPKPPVDYEG
- a CDS encoding Acetyltransferase (GNAT) family, with the protein product MTTRDEPMYAEPAITVRRATDSDVAGLAELMYRFYAFNEEFDPSWAAVRNLREAVKEHAAEALRDPSSIVLVAASGNSVIGYLRAVLEESRLLASSRTLVIKELYVKPEHRRAGVATLLVNKAIDEARKLRAGLVAVEFPSANKIAEDLYLKIGFRPYLVRYVKEA